In Lentilitoribacter sp. Alg239-R112, the following proteins share a genomic window:
- a CDS encoding phosphatase PAP2 family protein produces MTDHPNYYAITMIFVIAMTIAVSVVFLIYPQLDIYLASFFADGKNGFPLNQSQFLVALRFLYNVEITVLCVTAVSMSLYTRQNRDITKTPHQFWDLIIASFIAGPLVLVNMILKSYWGRPRPAHIAEFGGTSDFVPPYYISDQCQSNCSFVSGEGSAIATSGILLGIIAWTALPHKRKLIITLITMLSALGIGLRFVKGRHFMSDSLLAALFSAIVILLIYKIFKISNIRDKITLENITHDFGLIATSLRLKQNRRK; encoded by the coding sequence ATGACCGATCACCCAAATTATTACGCGATCACAATGATATTCGTTATTGCGATGACTATCGCTGTGTCTGTCGTTTTCTTAATCTATCCGCAATTAGACATTTATCTGGCAAGTTTTTTCGCTGATGGCAAGAATGGGTTCCCGTTAAATCAAAGCCAATTCCTCGTTGCTCTCCGCTTTTTGTATAATGTTGAAATTACAGTCCTGTGCGTCACGGCAGTGTCGATGTCACTATATACGCGCCAAAATCGGGATATTACTAAAACTCCTCATCAATTTTGGGACTTAATAATCGCAAGCTTTATCGCGGGTCCCCTTGTGCTTGTTAATATGATCTTGAAAAGCTACTGGGGCCGCCCACGGCCTGCACATATCGCCGAGTTCGGCGGAACATCAGATTTTGTCCCGCCTTATTATATCTCTGACCAGTGCCAATCAAATTGCTCATTTGTATCTGGCGAAGGTAGCGCTATCGCCACATCCGGCATTTTACTTGGCATCATCGCTTGGACAGCACTTCCTCACAAAAGAAAGTTGATTATCACGCTTATTACAATGCTAAGTGCCTTAGGCATTGGGCTTAGATTTGTCAAAGGTCGACATTTTATGAGCGACTCCCTTTTGGCCGCACTTTTTAGCGCTATTGTAATCCTGCTGATCTATAAAATATTCAAAATCTCAAATATTCGGGATAAAATCACTCTGGAAAACATCACCCATGACTTCGGTCTCATTGCAACAAGTCTTCGTTTAAAGCAAAATAGGCGAAAATAG
- a CDS encoding DUF3422 domain-containing protein, producing the protein MQNPDVETLWAYHDDRQAAIDEVHARPAMEIIAPAIVLHIAFTCESDTISELFTQVSGKTSAEIRRHVINKNGNIDTKIERHTEFTSCTFVASNNSDGAELIEAYRSLLIRKNVKVLSKCQISIVTTAKELAKKSDFGKRFYGGTMRGELQVHSTLETDDQSTINYTVMSEKSGPNELGRRIQRIYELETYRIMALIGLPLARRQSSRLTKLEDQLNQITSKLEAASSDEDVSDEDLFKELSILSGKLDNLRSETRFRFSASNAYFDIVDARIKTLVEQERGDLQTISGFLKSRLEPARATIKSVEGRQKTLTEDISRALALLRTRIDIKMNHGNQALLKSLDGRYKQQLLISQAVEGLSTIAITYYAIGLLSYFLKAFDKAGHLPVSYTLILAAAVPVIMFTVWYSVRRLRLKLHGSED; encoded by the coding sequence ATGCAAAATCCAGATGTTGAAACTTTGTGGGCATATCACGACGATCGGCAGGCTGCTATCGATGAAGTCCATGCGCGTCCTGCAATGGAAATTATCGCTCCCGCGATTGTATTGCACATCGCATTTACATGCGAAAGTGACACGATTTCAGAACTTTTCACACAAGTTAGCGGTAAAACATCAGCAGAAATTCGTCGCCACGTCATCAATAAAAACGGAAACATAGACACCAAAATAGAACGCCATACCGAGTTTACCAGTTGTACTTTTGTTGCAAGCAATAACAGTGATGGCGCAGAACTCATTGAGGCATATAGATCTCTACTCATCAGAAAAAACGTTAAAGTGCTATCAAAGTGTCAGATATCAATTGTCACAACTGCAAAAGAGCTGGCTAAGAAAAGTGATTTTGGTAAGCGCTTTTATGGCGGGACCATGCGCGGAGAGCTACAAGTCCACTCAACGCTGGAAACCGACGATCAGAGCACGATAAATTATACCGTTATGTCCGAGAAAAGTGGCCCTAACGAACTTGGGCGTCGAATTCAGCGCATATATGAACTGGAAACCTATCGTATCATGGCCCTTATTGGGCTGCCGCTTGCACGACGTCAATCGTCTCGCCTGACCAAACTTGAAGACCAACTCAATCAGATTACATCAAAACTTGAGGCAGCAAGCAGCGATGAAGATGTCTCTGACGAAGATCTGTTTAAGGAACTATCTATCTTATCTGGAAAATTGGATAATTTGCGATCTGAGACGCGATTTCGTTTTTCTGCGAGCAATGCCTATTTTGATATCGTCGATGCTAGAATAAAAACCCTTGTCGAGCAGGAACGTGGGGACCTCCAAACGATATCCGGTTTTTTAAAATCAAGGCTTGAACCCGCTCGAGCGACGATCAAGAGCGTTGAGGGTCGTCAAAAAACTCTGACGGAAGATATAAGTCGAGCACTTGCCCTACTGCGAACACGCATAGATATTAAGATGAATCATGGCAATCAAGCGTTACTGAAATCGCTAGATGGGCGATATAAACAACAATTGCTCATCTCCCAAGCCGTTGAAGGCTTGTCGACGATTGCAATCACCTATTATGCTATCGGGTTGTTATCTTATTTTCTCAAGGCTTTCGATAAAGCAGGTCACCTACCGGTGTCATACACGCTTATATTAGCCGCTGCAGTACCTGTAATTATGTTCACCGTTTGGTATTCTGTTCGAAGACTGCGATTAAAGCTGCATGGAAGCGAAGATTAG
- a CDS encoding UvrD-helicase domain-containing protein yields the protein MSGYDDDIPFFDDETPTPPTSGGLGIAARAMAARQKPTYLDGLNPEQTAAVETIRGPVLVLAGAGTGKTRVLTTRIAHILNQGLAYPSQILAVTFTNKAAREMKVRIGDLVGNAVEGMPWLGTFHSIGVKMLRKHCELAGLRSDFSILDTDDVIRLIKQLIQAEGIDDKRWPARQFAMMIDGWKNKGLAPHEISEGDARSFANGKGRELYAAYQDRLKTLNACDFGDLLCHPIRIMRGHPDVLKEYQSKFRYILVDEYQDTNTSQYMWLRLLAQRPNPDDGPANICCVGDDDQSIYGWRGAEVENILRFEKDFPGAAVIRLERNYRSTEHILGAAGHLISHNEGRLGKTLFTEQKDPDDDKVKVHAAWDSEEEARDLGDEIEQLQRNDHKLNDIAILVRASFQMREFEDRFVTLGLNYRVIGGPRFYERLEIRDAMAYFRVVCQPADDLAFERIVNTPKRGLGDAAIKQLHDYARSRNIPMFAAAAEIILTDELKPRPRKSLTEVVQNFQRWQAELDRTPHTELSEQILEESGYTEMWQKDRSAEAPGRLDNLKELIRSMEDEESLRGFLERVSLVMDAEKNEDLDAVNIMTLHSAKGLEFETVFLPGWEEGLFPHQRSLDEGGRTGLEEERRLAYVGITRAKRRCHIWFVSNRRIHGLWQSTIPSRFMDELPEAHVEVAEMDSSYGGYGRGQSGGPYGSSRFDKQDNFGSSSYQTPGWKRAQANNSDALKNNWGSRSGHSVERMSYGESGPRAKTIEGELVAKSSTDTPSPFSNGDRVFHMKFGNGNVVNIDGNKLTIEFDRAGQKRVLDSFVETV from the coding sequence ATGAGTGGATATGACGACGACATACCTTTTTTCGATGATGAAACCCCAACCCCGCCAACATCTGGCGGCTTGGGTATTGCGGCGCGTGCCATGGCGGCACGTCAGAAACCGACCTATTTAGATGGCCTAAATCCAGAGCAAACTGCAGCTGTTGAAACCATACGAGGACCTGTTTTAGTTCTTGCAGGCGCAGGTACTGGTAAAACACGTGTTCTTACGACACGAATTGCACATATATTAAACCAAGGACTAGCATATCCATCTCAAATTCTAGCCGTAACATTTACCAACAAGGCCGCCCGAGAAATGAAAGTTCGTATCGGCGATCTTGTGGGCAATGCTGTTGAAGGCATGCCGTGGCTTGGCACATTCCACTCTATTGGCGTGAAGATGCTGCGTAAACATTGTGAGCTTGCCGGCTTACGTTCTGATTTTTCAATTCTCGATACAGACGATGTGATCCGTCTCATTAAACAGCTCATCCAAGCCGAAGGCATCGACGATAAGCGCTGGCCTGCACGCCAGTTTGCAATGATGATCGACGGTTGGAAAAACAAAGGCCTTGCGCCACATGAAATATCTGAAGGCGATGCGCGATCATTTGCAAATGGAAAAGGGCGCGAGTTATACGCTGCCTACCAAGATCGCCTTAAAACACTCAATGCATGTGACTTTGGTGACCTCTTGTGTCACCCCATCCGCATTATGCGTGGCCATCCCGATGTTCTAAAAGAATACCAGAGTAAATTTCGCTACATTTTGGTAGACGAGTATCAGGATACAAACACATCACAATATATGTGGCTTCGTCTTCTTGCCCAGCGCCCGAACCCGGATGATGGTCCTGCTAACATTTGCTGTGTTGGGGATGATGATCAATCCATTTATGGCTGGCGTGGGGCCGAAGTAGAAAATATTCTGCGTTTTGAGAAAGACTTCCCCGGAGCCGCAGTTATTCGTCTTGAGCGCAACTATCGCTCAACTGAACATATCTTGGGCGCTGCGGGCCATCTCATCAGCCACAATGAAGGTCGGCTTGGCAAAACGCTTTTCACCGAACAAAAAGACCCTGACGATGACAAGGTCAAGGTTCATGCAGCTTGGGATTCAGAGGAAGAAGCTCGCGACCTCGGTGACGAGATTGAACAACTCCAACGCAATGACCACAAACTCAACGACATCGCAATTCTAGTGCGAGCATCATTCCAAATGCGAGAGTTTGAGGATCGCTTCGTCACATTGGGACTGAATTACCGAGTTATCGGTGGGCCGCGCTTTTACGAGCGATTGGAAATTCGCGATGCTATGGCGTACTTCCGCGTTGTATGCCAACCAGCTGACGATCTTGCATTTGAACGCATTGTAAATACACCAAAGCGTGGTCTTGGCGACGCTGCAATTAAGCAACTTCATGATTATGCTCGAAGCAGAAATATTCCAATGTTTGCCGCAGCCGCTGAAATAATATTAACGGATGAGTTAAAGCCGCGCCCTCGAAAATCCCTAACAGAAGTTGTCCAAAATTTCCAACGATGGCAGGCTGAACTTGATAGGACACCACACACCGAACTTTCTGAGCAAATCTTAGAAGAATCCGGCTACACAGAAATGTGGCAAAAGGATCGTTCTGCAGAAGCACCCGGCCGTTTGGACAACCTTAAAGAGCTCATCCGATCAATGGAAGATGAAGAATCTTTGCGCGGGTTTCTTGAGCGCGTTTCTCTCGTTATGGATGCTGAAAAGAATGAGGATTTGGATGCTGTTAATATCATGACACTCCACTCCGCCAAAGGACTTGAATTCGAAACCGTCTTCCTCCCTGGTTGGGAAGAAGGTCTTTTCCCCCACCAGAGATCATTGGACGAAGGTGGTCGTACAGGTCTTGAGGAAGAAAGACGCCTTGCCTATGTTGGTATAACACGTGCAAAAAGACGTTGTCATATCTGGTTTGTTTCAAATCGGCGAATTCATGGCCTATGGCAATCCACAATCCCTTCACGCTTCATGGATGAGCTACCCGAAGCCCATGTCGAAGTGGCCGAAATGGACTCATCTTACGGCGGTTATGGTCGTGGGCAATCAGGTGGTCCCTACGGTTCATCGCGGTTTGATAAACAGGACAATTTTGGATCAAGTAGCTATCAGACACCGGGCTGGAAACGCGCGCAAGCCAACAACTCAGATGCGCTGAAAAATAACTGGGGCAGTCGCTCCGGCCATTCAGTCGAACGCATGTCTTATGGGGAAAGTGGACCACGCGCTAAAACCATTGAAGGCGAACTGGTTGCTAAATCAAGCACAGACACCCCTTCTCCCTTTTCTAATGGTGATCGCGTGTTTCACATGAAGTTTGGCAACGGCAATGTTGTGAATATCGATGGTAATAAGCTTACAATCGAATTTGATCGCGCAGGGCAAAAGCGTGTCCTAGACAGTTTTGTAGAAACCGTTTAA
- a CDS encoding Fe(3+) ABC transporter substrate-binding protein: protein MHIRAKNLVTSVIGALAITLSASAAYADGEVNIYSSRHYDTDDRLYSDFTEATGIKVNLIEGKINELIERVKAEGTNSPADIMITTDAGRLYKLEQEQLLQKVESMTLSKEVPANLRHPEGYWYGVSKRARVIFYDKAKVTEPPMTYADLADPKYKGMVCARSSTNIYMLSLLASQIAHNGEAAAKTWAEGLLSNLAREPQGGDTDQLRGIVSGECAIAVGNTYYFARALRKDVKNLSGSTDKIGWVFPDQEGNGTHVNISGAGVTKNAPNKENAVKLLEYLTSESAQNYFAAGNDEYPVVEGVALSSSVQQLGTFKEDNLGLEELGKHQAAAQKIYNEIGYK, encoded by the coding sequence ATGCATATTCGAGCAAAAAATCTAGTCACTTCAGTTATTGGGGCTTTGGCGATCACATTAAGCGCAAGCGCAGCTTATGCAGATGGCGAAGTAAATATCTACTCATCACGTCACTATGACACAGATGATCGCCTTTATTCTGATTTCACAGAAGCAACTGGCATTAAGGTCAACCTTATTGAAGGTAAGATCAACGAATTGATCGAACGTGTAAAGGCAGAGGGCACAAATAGCCCTGCCGATATTATGATTACAACAGATGCTGGCCGTCTGTATAAACTGGAGCAAGAACAACTTTTGCAAAAAGTCGAATCTATGACATTGAGCAAAGAAGTTCCCGCAAATCTTCGCCACCCAGAAGGTTATTGGTACGGTGTTTCAAAACGCGCGCGCGTCATTTTTTATGACAAAGCGAAAGTCACTGAACCACCAATGACATACGCTGATCTAGCTGACCCTAAATATAAAGGTATGGTTTGCGCACGTAGCAGCACAAACATCTACATGCTTTCATTACTAGCGTCACAAATCGCACATAATGGCGAAGCTGCAGCCAAAACATGGGCAGAAGGCCTTCTTTCAAACCTTGCACGCGAACCACAAGGTGGCGACACAGATCAACTTCGTGGAATTGTATCCGGCGAATGCGCTATTGCCGTTGGTAATACGTACTACTTTGCTCGCGCACTCCGTAAAGATGTCAAAAACCTTTCTGGTAGCACGGATAAGATTGGCTGGGTGTTCCCAGATCAAGAGGGCAATGGTACGCACGTAAACATCTCAGGTGCAGGTGTTACGAAAAATGCTCCAAACAAAGAAAATGCAGTAAAATTGCTTGAATATCTAACGAGTGAATCAGCACAAAACTATTTTGCTGCTGGTAATGACGAATACCCGGTTGTTGAAGGTGTTGCACTTTCATCATCCGTACAACAACTTGGTACTTTCAAAGAGGATAATTTGGGTCTTGAAGAGCTCGGCAAACACCAAGCAGCAGCGCAAAAAATCTATAATGAAATTGGCTACAAGTAA
- a CDS encoding iron ABC transporter permease, with protein sequence MQHRTLKSAAWAVSAICVLPMIAAVIAAANGTLETWGSLFATVLPGFIWNTVLLVVFVGIGTAIIGTATAWLTVAYKFPFRRVLEILLALPLAFPAFVLAYAYTDLLDHPGFVQTALRDFMGWGPRDYYFPEIRSLGGGATMLIFVLYPYVYLLARTAFAKQSATAYFAARTLGSSSISAFLRISIPIARPAIAGGVLLALMETIADFGTVAHFGVQTFATGIYAAWFGLGDRAAAAQLALCLLTVALLFAGLERIQRGAAKRHSAGAKLERHQREILHGAKAWGATVVCLVPVLVGFIIPLIVLGNMALTGDHSPFSKRYMNFMENSGILAGTAAAVTVIGATIIGFCARIAPSLASRFATIIAGIGYAVPGGVIAVGLLVPFAHLDNIIDAWAREHLGFSTGLFFTGSITLLIVAYMVRYMAAALNAFDSGISGIKVNIDAAARVLGRTPKKMLWQIHLPLLRPSLLTALLIVFVDVMKELPATLIMRPFNFDTLAVQAYRLASDERLEAAAVPSLMIVFFGLLPVILLCTTINRSR encoded by the coding sequence TTGCAACATCGTACGTTAAAATCTGCCGCATGGGCTGTATCCGCTATATGCGTGTTGCCAATGATTGCTGCTGTTATAGCGGCCGCTAATGGTACGTTGGAGACATGGGGGAGCCTATTTGCAACGGTGCTTCCGGGGTTTATATGGAATACGGTTCTGCTGGTTGTATTTGTTGGTATTGGAACCGCAATTATTGGAACCGCGACTGCTTGGTTAACCGTCGCCTATAAATTTCCGTTCCGCCGAGTTTTGGAAATTCTGCTGGCTTTGCCGCTTGCTTTTCCCGCATTTGTTCTTGCATATGCCTATACAGATCTGCTGGATCATCCCGGTTTTGTGCAAACAGCTTTACGGGATTTTATGGGGTGGGGCCCACGTGACTATTACTTCCCAGAGATACGATCACTTGGTGGTGGTGCTACGATGTTGATATTTGTATTGTACCCTTATGTTTATTTACTTGCGCGAACAGCATTTGCAAAGCAATCCGCCACAGCATATTTCGCTGCGCGAACCTTAGGTTCATCGTCAATTTCTGCGTTTTTGCGAATATCCATACCAATTGCACGGCCGGCAATAGCTGGTGGTGTTTTGTTAGCATTGATGGAAACAATTGCGGATTTTGGGACAGTTGCGCATTTTGGTGTTCAAACTTTTGCTACAGGAATTTATGCAGCATGGTTTGGATTGGGTGATCGTGCCGCTGCTGCTCAATTAGCGCTTTGCCTTTTAACCGTTGCTCTTTTATTTGCTGGCCTTGAGCGAATTCAGCGCGGTGCAGCAAAACGGCATTCAGCGGGAGCAAAGCTCGAGCGCCATCAGCGCGAAATACTTCATGGAGCCAAGGCATGGGGTGCGACAGTTGTGTGTTTGGTACCTGTTCTTGTTGGTTTTATTATTCCGCTAATTGTTCTGGGTAACATGGCACTAACGGGGGATCATTCTCCATTCTCAAAGCGCTATATGAACTTTATGGAAAATTCTGGAATACTTGCTGGAACAGCGGCGGCGGTGACAGTGATTGGGGCGACAATCATTGGCTTTTGTGCCAGAATAGCACCAAGTTTGGCGTCCCGTTTTGCAACGATAATAGCAGGTATTGGATATGCAGTTCCCGGCGGAGTTATCGCTGTGGGGCTTCTTGTGCCGTTCGCTCATCTTGATAATATTATAGATGCTTGGGCTAGGGAGCATTTAGGATTTTCAACAGGACTGTTCTTTACAGGTTCCATCACGCTTTTAATCGTAGCATATATGGTTCGTTATATGGCTGCCGCGCTTAATGCTTTTGATAGTGGAATATCAGGGATTAAAGTCAATATAGATGCGGCAGCGCGCGTTTTGGGACGAACCCCTAAAAAAATGCTATGGCAAATCCATCTCCCGCTTTTGAGGCCAAGCCTTTTAACAGCGCTGTTGATTGTCTTTGTTGATGTGATGAAAGAATTGCCTGCAACATTGATCATGAGGCCATTTAACTTTGATACGCTTGCTGTTCAAGCATATCGATTGGCCTCTGACGAAAGATTGGAAGCTGCCGCCGTTCCATCACTGATGATTGTTTTCTTTGGGTTGTTGCCAGTTATTCTGCTTTGCACAACCATTAATCGATCGCGATAA
- a CDS encoding TIGR01244 family sulfur transferase yields the protein MDIRQVTENYAVSEQITVEDIAEIKAQGFKCIVCHRPDDEEPNQPRFDDIKHAAEAAGLKIRHIPVTSAGLTMEAVLEMVDAIEEMDQPMLGYCRSGARSTVIFKNAEAKM from the coding sequence ATGGATATTCGTCAAGTTACCGAAAATTATGCTGTTTCAGAGCAGATCACTGTTGAAGATATTGCCGAAATCAAAGCACAAGGCTTTAAATGCATTGTCTGCCATAGACCAGACGATGAAGAGCCAAATCAACCTCGTTTTGATGACATCAAACATGCGGCAGAAGCGGCGGGACTGAAAATCCGCCATATCCCAGTAACAAGCGCCGGCCTAACAATGGAAGCCGTTCTTGAGATGGTGGATGCAATTGAAGAGATGGATCAACCAATGCTTGGTTACTGTCGTTCAGGAGCCCGCTCGACTGTAATATTCAAAAATGCCGAAGCCAAAATGTAG
- a CDS encoding FG-GAP-like repeat-containing protein, which yields MIKIFLATLLFLMSLSGASALEWSVKQINAEKFPYEIVEETRTQAIDGLPDGLIATGEGDSDISSAWYGEPTTRYAHGILGDAIEAGALLVETADSSVQILHLPKSEVFEDRYPRLVDLDGDGTTEVITIKSSVNQGASVTIYGLDDGKLIEKATTGYHGLANRWLNIAGIADYRGTGFKDIAFVRTPHIGGTLFFYSYRNGSFRQVGDVYGFSNHFIGSREMRLSATADFDGDGVLDLAVPSNNRRDLRFISFKNEAVLELSSVSFSSSIDKAVLVDSSNKALVVGTADGAVYRLDRK from the coding sequence ATGATAAAAATATTCTTAGCCACTTTGTTATTTCTAATGAGTTTGAGCGGCGCATCCGCATTGGAGTGGAGTGTTAAGCAGATTAATGCAGAGAAATTCCCATACGAGATAGTAGAGGAAACTCGAACCCAGGCGATTGATGGGTTGCCAGATGGATTGATTGCAACGGGTGAAGGTGACTCTGACATTTCATCAGCTTGGTACGGTGAACCCACAACGCGCTATGCTCATGGCATTTTAGGCGACGCAATTGAGGCAGGTGCGCTGTTAGTTGAGACAGCTGATAGTTCAGTTCAAATACTTCACTTGCCCAAAAGTGAGGTTTTTGAAGATCGTTATCCGCGTTTGGTAGATTTAGATGGCGATGGCACGACTGAGGTCATTACAATCAAGTCTTCGGTCAATCAAGGCGCATCTGTTACGATATACGGGCTGGATGATGGCAAGCTCATCGAAAAAGCGACCACTGGTTATCACGGTTTAGCAAATAGGTGGTTGAATATTGCAGGAATTGCCGATTATCGTGGGACAGGCTTCAAGGATATCGCATTTGTGCGGACACCACATATTGGCGGTACATTATTTTTCTATAGTTATCGGAATGGTTCATTTAGGCAGGTCGGTGATGTATACGGTTTTTCCAATCATTTTATTGGCTCGCGAGAAATGCGCTTATCTGCAACTGCTGATTTTGATGGTGATGGGGTTTTGGATCTTGCTGTGCCGTCAAATAACCGAAGAGACCTAAGATTTATAAGCTTTAAAAACGAAGCCGTTTTGGAGCTAAGTTCGGTCAGTTTTTCATCAAGCATAGATAAGGCTGTTCTAGTTGATAGTTCCAACAAAGCTTTAGTTGTGGGTACGGCAGATGGTGCCGTCTATAGATTGGACCGGAAATAG
- a CDS encoding polysaccharide deacetylase family protein, with protein sequence MMDKKNNELIKPSSAIPILLYHKIEPPAPTGTPSRSLSVHPKRFESQMRWLKAFGYQGLSICDLMPYLEGKKAGRVFGLTFDDGYRNVLQNAAPILGDLGFTATNYFVSGQIGGCNQWDVPRKIPKLPLMTELEMREWVDNGHEAGAHTISHPVLADLSHEAAQQEITDCKKVIEDAAGAPVKAFCYPHGSHNTNIRTLVENAEYTSATTTKKSHVRTGDERFSLPRITVRRTDPGLKVLFRCLI encoded by the coding sequence ATGATGGACAAAAAAAATAACGAGTTGATTAAACCATCGTCAGCCATTCCGATTCTTCTTTACCATAAAATTGAACCTCCCGCGCCTACCGGAACGCCGTCGAGAAGCCTTAGTGTTCATCCCAAGCGGTTTGAATCGCAGATGCGCTGGCTGAAAGCGTTTGGCTATCAGGGGTTGTCGATTTGCGATCTAATGCCTTATCTTGAGGGGAAGAAAGCAGGGCGCGTTTTCGGCCTGACTTTTGATGATGGTTATCGTAATGTTTTGCAAAATGCGGCTCCGATACTCGGCGATCTTGGCTTTACGGCCACCAATTATTTTGTGTCAGGCCAAATTGGAGGGTGCAATCAGTGGGATGTCCCCCGAAAAATTCCTAAACTACCACTAATGACAGAGTTGGAAATGCGTGAATGGGTTGACAATGGCCATGAAGCTGGTGCCCATACGATATCCCATCCGGTTTTAGCTGACTTGTCGCATGAAGCGGCACAGCAAGAAATTACCGATTGTAAAAAGGTAATTGAAGACGCAGCTGGCGCACCTGTGAAAGCTTTTTGCTACCCTCATGGTTCTCATAATACCAACATTCGAACCCTGGTTGAAAACGCTGAATATACCAGCGCAACAACTACAAAGAAAAGCCATGTTCGCACCGGTGACGAAAGGTTTTCGTTGCCGAGAATAACAGTTCGCCGCACAGATCCCGGTCTGAAAGTACTTTTTCGCTGTCTAATTTAA
- a CDS encoding glycosyltransferase family 25 protein, translating to MRIETLIIHLKRAEQRCAHVKNVISGLPFEGRIVDAVDGQTITVDEIEPHYRRKLHRPSYPFVMSRNEISCFLSHRKVWREILESNLDAALVMEDDAQPASSFHDSLDLAVKHIEEAGFIRFPFRDGRERGEVINKDGTAQLIKPNCTGLGMVAQLIDRRTAEQLLRTTEQFDRPVDTLLQMHWVTGVHPHSIVPGGIMEISNTLGGTTLEKRKDRLMKLKREILRPIYRSRISLRARQ from the coding sequence ATGCGTATAGAAACACTTATCATTCATCTCAAGCGCGCTGAACAAAGATGTGCTCATGTAAAAAATGTCATCTCTGGTTTGCCTTTTGAAGGGCGCATCGTTGATGCTGTGGATGGGCAGACGATTACCGTGGATGAGATAGAGCCGCACTATCGACGTAAACTGCACAGGCCGTCATATCCCTTTGTGATGAGTCGCAATGAAATTTCCTGTTTTCTTTCTCACCGCAAAGTATGGCGAGAAATATTAGAGAGTAATCTTGATGCTGCGCTTGTGATGGAAGATGATGCTCAACCTGCAAGCAGTTTTCACGATAGCCTTGATTTAGCTGTTAAACATATTGAAGAGGCTGGCTTTATTCGTTTTCCGTTTCGTGATGGACGGGAACGAGGTGAAGTGATCAATAAAGATGGTACGGCTCAACTGATTAAGCCAAACTGCACAGGTCTTGGTATGGTTGCGCAACTGATCGATAGGCGCACCGCAGAACAATTACTGCGTACAACAGAGCAGTTCGATCGTCCGGTAGATACTTTGCTACAGATGCACTGGGTAACTGGTGTTCATCCCCACTCAATTGTTCCTGGAGGTATTATGGAAATTTCTAATACACTCGGTGGGACAACGCTTGAAAAACGAAAGGATAGGTTGATGAAACTGAAACGGGAAATTCTTCGGCCAATTTATCGTTCAAGAATATCGCTTCGAGCGCGACAGTGA
- a CDS encoding SIMPL domain-containing protein — MTKQNTTFLATALLASLVVASPVYADEKKDEVGLINVTGVGTVKTAPDMATINLTVLREAETAKEALHDNTRAMSDVLTAMRQFGIEDKDLQTSNFSINPRYIYPKHKDGIQQAPKIVGYQVSNSLTVRILDLDKVGEILDQSITLGVNQGGNIIFGNSDIAELQMQARAMAMKNALRKAEVLTKAVGVDIGNIKQINENSFHAEPQPIMRAEMAMAKMADSAPVPIAGGENAYRITVNVTFEIEQ; from the coding sequence ATGACGAAGCAAAACACAACCTTTCTCGCGACAGCACTGCTGGCCAGCCTAGTCGTCGCCTCGCCTGTTTATGCTGATGAGAAAAAAGATGAGGTCGGCCTTATTAACGTCACAGGCGTTGGCACAGTGAAAACAGCTCCAGATATGGCCACAATAAACCTGACTGTTTTGCGTGAAGCTGAAACTGCAAAGGAAGCATTGCACGACAATACTCGAGCGATGTCAGATGTATTGACTGCGATGAGGCAATTTGGAATTGAGGATAAAGACCTTCAAACATCGAATTTTTCTATCAACCCGCGCTATATTTATCCAAAACATAAAGATGGCATCCAACAAGCTCCCAAAATAGTTGGTTACCAAGTCTCCAATTCTCTTACAGTCCGTATTCTTGATCTAGACAAAGTGGGTGAGATTTTAGATCAATCAATTACGCTCGGCGTAAACCAAGGTGGTAATATCATCTTTGGAAATTCAGATATTGCAGAATTGCAAATGCAAGCCCGCGCCATGGCAATGAAGAATGCGCTTAGGAAAGCAGAGGTGCTAACAAAAGCTGTTGGCGTAGATATCGGAAACATCAAACAAATAAACGAGAACTCATTTCATGCTGAGCCACAACCAATTATGCGTGCCGAAATGGCAATGGCAAAAATGGCGGATAGCGCACCGGTACCAATTGCTGGTGGCGAAAACGCCTATCGTATAACGGTAAATGTGACATTTGAAATTGAACAATAG